GTCGAACCGCTGGTTGCCCAGGCGCAGCGGGAGCACGATGTTCTGCTCGACCGTGAGCGCGTCCAGGAGGTTGTAGGACTGGAAGACGAAGCCGATCCGCTCCCGCCGCAACGCGGTCAGCTCGGACTCGCGGCGCCCGGTCAGCTCGGTGTCGCCCAGCATGATGCGGCCCGAGGTGGGCCGGTCCAGGCCTGCGGCGCAGTGCAGGAAAGTGCTCTTGCCCGACCCGGACGGGCCCATGATCGCCGTGAAGCTCCCGCGCCGCAGGCCGAGGGTCACGTCCTTGAGCGCGGTCACGGCGGCGTCGCCCTTGCCGTAGGTCTTCGCCACGGACTCCATCCGCACCGCGTATTCGAGCCCGTTCGCGACCGCTGTCATGGCCGGTTTCCTTTCCCCTGGAATCTGGTGATCCAGACGCTATGAGCGGGCGGGGCGCGGCACACGGGGCTGGAATCCCGAACCAGGGGTGTAGCCAGCTACACCCCCTCGGGGGGTTCAGTAGGGTGCGGACACGGCACCGCAGGCCAGGGGAGCGGCGATGAGGACAGCGATCAGACGCAGCACCGGCGCGACCGCGGTGCTGGCATCCGGGCTGCAGACCGCGCTGCCCGCCCTGGCCGGCGTGTTCGTCGCGCCACTGCTGGTGGTGCTGCTGCCCTTCGTGCCGGCGGCGGCCAAGCCGGTGCGGGCGCTGGCCGGGCTCGAACGGGAGCGGGCCGGGCGGCACCTCGGGTACCGCCTGCCGGAGGCCACCCACGTCGAGGACGGCAGCCGGTGGCGCGCGGTCCGGGACCCGGCCACCTGGCGCGACCTGCTCTGGATGGTCGTGCACGGATTCGCGGGCACCTTCTTCGGCGTGACCGGCACCGCGTTGTGGCTCGCGATCGTGACGAGCGCGCTGACACCCGCGTATTGGCGGCTGTTCCCGCCGGGCAGCTTCACCGGGATGCTCATCCGGATCGAGACCTGGCCGGAGGCGCTCACGCTGCCGCTGCTGCAGGCGGCGACGTACGCCGCCGCGGTGATCTGGCTGGTGCCGCTGGTCGCCCGCGGCCAGCTCCGGCTCGCGCGTTCGCTGCTCGGGCCGAGCGACGCCGAGGTGCTGGCCCAGCAGGTCGAGACCCTCACCCGGACCAGGGCCGAGGCGCTGGAGTCGCACGGCGCCGAACTGCGTCGCATCGAGCGCGACCTGCACGACGGGATCCAGGCCCAGCTGGTCGCCGTCGCGGTGCGGATCGGCCTCGCCGAACGCACCCTGGGGACCGACCCGGAGAGCCCGGCGACGGCGTTGCTCAAGGACGCCAGGACGGGGATCGAGGACTCCCTGGGCACCCTCCGCGAAATCATCCGCGGCATCTACCCGCCGATCCTCGCCGACCGGGGACTGAGCGGTGCCGTCCACGCACTGGCCGGCGGGCAGCGCATCCCGGTCACCGTCCGCGTGCCCGACGACCTGCCCCGGCCACCGGCGGCGATCGAGGCGGCGGCATACTTCGTCGTCGCCGAGTCGCTGACCAACGTCACCAAGCACAGCACGGCCGCACACGCCGAAGTGATCCTCGACGGCGACGGGCAGAGCCTGCGCGTCACGGTCCGCGACGACGGCCAGGGCGGCGCCGATGCCGAAGGCGGCAGCGGGTTGTCCGGCATCCGGCGCCGGGTCGCGGCGCTGGACGGAACCGCCCGGATCGACAGTCCGGTGAACGTGGGAACGACGATCGAGGTACTGCTGCCATGCGCATAGTGCTCGCCGAGGACAACGCACTCCTGCGGGAGGGGATCTCGCTGCTGGTCAAGAGCGCGGGGCACGAGATCGTGGGGATCGCGGCCAGCGGCCCGGAGATCCTTCCGACGCTGCTGAAGCACCGGCCGGACATCGCGGTCCTCGACGTCCGGATGCCCCCGACCTTCCGCGACGAAGGCCTGCGCGCGGCGATCGCGGCCCGCGAGCACCTTCCCGGGCTGCCGGTGCTGGTGCTGTCCCAGTACGTGGAGCAGGCCTACGCGAAGGAACTGCTGGCGACCGGCGCGGCCGGGACGGGCTACCTGCTCAAGGACCGGGTCGGCCGGGTCGAGGAGTTCCTGGACGCACTCGAGCGCGTCGCGACCGGGGGCACCGCGCTCGATCCCGAGGTGGTGGCCCAGCTGATGAACAAGCGTGACCCGCTGGACAGCCTCACCGCCCGGGAGCAGGAGGTGCTGCACCTCATGGCGCAGGGCCACGACAACCTTTCGATCGCCAGGGACCTGGTCGTCACCGAACGCGCGGTGACCAAGCACATCGGCAACATCTTCCGCAAGCTGGGCCTGCCCACCAGCGACAGCGGCCACCGGCGGGTGCTGGCCGTGCTCGCCTACGTCAACGCCTGAGCCGGGGTCCGCGGTGTTGACGCCGTGACGCGCCGTCGAGCACCTCCCGCGTTGAGGTGCGAAGTAGTGTCGTGTGACGAAGTCCGGACGGGCAAGCTTGGCAAGGAAAACGGGCACTTCTGGTCGGTTGCTGGTCCTTTTTGGTGCGTCCCGGCCACGGCCGGCGATAGAGTGCAATGGCCACGCAGGGTGGAATCATACATTTTGGGTCAGTCGATTCTTTGTATCTTTCTTGACGTTCCCAGTGCTCGACAATGGCGTGCGCAAATCTGAAAGACTCGGGAAACGGCAATGGGTTGAGCGTTTCCGTCGGCGACAAATGGAGTTCGCTTGCTGTTCAGTGACGGGAAAGTACGCGCCGACTATGCGGATTTCGTGGACCGTCAGATCGCTGCTGTCCGCCGTGTCCACGCGGGCGAAGAGGATCTTCCCGCCTTGCACGCGGACAAACTCATTCGAACGCTGGTCGCCGCCGCGGATTCCCGGCAGTTCGGAAGTGCACTCGCCGGTTGGCGCGACGAGGAGACCGTGGTGCGGGCACGGGCGGACGAGCCGGCGGCCTTTGTCGAGAAGATGCTGGCTGAACTCGCTGTCCTCGGTCAGGCGGAGTTCCGGTCCGGCTCGAGTGCGGTGTTCACCCGCCCGATAGGCGAGTTCCTGCACTACTACGAATCCTCGGGAACCACCGGCGACCCGGT
This window of the Amycolatopsis balhimycina FH 1894 genome carries:
- a CDS encoding ABC transporter ATP-binding protein; the protein is MTAVANGLEYAVRMESVAKTYGKGDAAVTALKDVTLGLRRGSFTAIMGPSGSGKSTFLHCAAGLDRPTSGRIMLGDTELTGRRESELTALRRERIGFVFQSYNLLDALTVEQNIVLPLRLGNQRFDPVFLAEVVRSVELDVPLDRRPSKLSGGQQQRVAIARALVTRPEVVFLDEPTGALDTRTARQVLGTLRQTVDRWGQTALMVTHDPVAASYADTVVFLADGRIVGELTGADPERIAQRMTHLGEW
- a CDS encoding sensor histidine kinase gives rise to the protein MRTAIRRSTGATAVLASGLQTALPALAGVFVAPLLVVLLPFVPAAAKPVRALAGLERERAGRHLGYRLPEATHVEDGSRWRAVRDPATWRDLLWMVVHGFAGTFFGVTGTALWLAIVTSALTPAYWRLFPPGSFTGMLIRIETWPEALTLPLLQAATYAAAVIWLVPLVARGQLRLARSLLGPSDAEVLAQQVETLTRTRAEALESHGAELRRIERDLHDGIQAQLVAVAVRIGLAERTLGTDPESPATALLKDARTGIEDSLGTLREIIRGIYPPILADRGLSGAVHALAGGQRIPVTVRVPDDLPRPPAAIEAAAYFVVAESLTNVTKHSTAAHAEVILDGDGQSLRVTVRDDGQGGADAEGGSGLSGIRRRVAALDGTARIDSPVNVGTTIEVLLPCA
- a CDS encoding response regulator transcription factor encodes the protein MRIVLAEDNALLREGISLLVKSAGHEIVGIAASGPEILPTLLKHRPDIAVLDVRMPPTFRDEGLRAAIAAREHLPGLPVLVLSQYVEQAYAKELLATGAAGTGYLLKDRVGRVEEFLDALERVATGGTALDPEVVAQLMNKRDPLDSLTAREQEVLHLMAQGHDNLSIARDLVVTERAVTKHIGNIFRKLGLPTSDSGHRRVLAVLAYVNA